ATAAGTTGTCCAGAACTGAGTGTTGCTTGGAGTACATaagatgcatttttcttttcttcattgttgCGGGGAGGAGGCATTCTTCGTTGTATTTCCTGGCTCTGGATAGCGGAAGCAACTTGTCTTCCTGTGGTGCCGGGGCCCCACCTGCTTTCAGGAAACTGAGACAGCGTTTCTGTTCCCAACAGACAGGGCAGTGCAGAAAGATTCAGCCAAAAGGAGAGCAGCCAGGACAGGCCTCAAGTTCACCAGTGGAAACAGAAAGCCACTAATTTATTCATAAGCAGTGTGGGAACGTTGGggtttccatggccaggatcctcactgaacttaaaccacctgatgatgtaactggcctgctgctaggctgccgcttccacacctttaggctataacctattattgcgctatatagagagctcggcccagtgctctgggtggaggcagagacgctagtgctccacctgtccccgggagaacaagccggataataaaccctttcaccccaaagaatgctttactgtcattttttttggtcacattgaaagcatagcgaacttgcccggggctgaaacccattagcagaCAACAGGCAAGAGCGCCACTTCAGCAAATGTGTTACTCAGGCTTCGTTGGAAGTGGCGGGCACTGGGCTGGGTGGGATTTCGTGCACCGCTCAGCTGGCGGAGTTCCCCAGCCCACGCACTGTTCCCCCACTCTGGCCTGCATGTGTAGGGCACAGCGACAGAAGACCCAAACTGTTCCTACGAGTTCTATCATAAAAGTAGGCTTTACCTTAAATTCAGATATTTGTGCTACAGAAATGACTGTTCTTTCAATTCTCTCTTGAATTGGGGTTTAATTCTCCATGTCCTCGACCTCTGAAATAAGTTTGAATTGGCTTTTTAAAGCTAAAATCTATCCCATTTCtaaatgtgttttcttccttgagtGTTGGACAGACACTAGAAGTCTGTTTCcttagaagattttttttttttttggttcaacTATTTTTGGTTGGTTGGATGGTTTTAAAGTCAAGTGCttttttctatgattttaaaCACACAATTCTGTCTCTCCTGCCCCCACATCCGGCTTCCAAAGCATCTGGCTAAGTTCCCCAGTCCTTCCTGAATCTCAGCAGGCCACTTGGGGCATTTCACAAGCTGAAAGGTCACAGGAGGGGCTGAAGCACAACAGGAATTAAGCAGCCAGCTGCGGTAGAGCTTGAGAGGCTCTAGGTAAATGCGCCAATTCTCTAATGTGGCCTTAcctgcaataaaaatatttttaaatttaattctgcCAAGATGCAggtgtagaagcaaataactgctCTTCCCAGCACCTGTGGACCCCTCGCATTCACGCACGTAGGCACTGGGTCTGACACGGCCTCGGATGCTGCCAACTCGCCCTGCCGCGGACTAGATTCAGTGCTCACAGACGCGTGAAAACAAGGGCAGAAACAAACCACACATGCTTGCCTGGCGATACTAGGCCCGCGCCAGGCTTTCGCTTTAGAAATTCGAACTCAATGATACTTAGAAATGACTCAGGACTTCCGACGTACCTGGAGCACCGAGTCGTTCGGTGGAGGATTCCGGCTTAGGGATGCACCTCTCCGACTGCAGGGCAGCCACCAGATACGCGCCTTCAGAGGGGCATGGGACACATCTGCATCTGGGCGCTCATTCCGCTGGGGGTCGGGAGGCACTGTGAACGCTGGGAGACCGATAAAATCCAAGTGGGACCCAGTGGCGAGGCGGGAACAGCCTCCCAGGCCGAACTGCCGTGCTTCTAGCCTCCTTCTGGGCGCAGGCCTGACTCTCCTCCGACTGAGGAACCCGGGCGGCCGATCCTCAGCAGCCGTGGGCGGGGAGGCGCAGCCGCCTGCTCAGCCCCGCACATCCCAGCCGCCCTCCCCGGCCCGGCACCCGACGCCGGCTCCCGCGTCCTTCCAGCCGCGGCTGGCAATTCGGGTCCGCCTGGAATTTACACTCACTCAACACCAACCAGGCCGAGAACACCTCAGGGGCCCCTCCTGAACGTGGATCTCGATTGCGAGCTTCCTAACCTTTCTCCCCACGCACCTGCCTCCCCACCGACGGCGACTCACTCACACCCTTTCTGGCCCTCTGACAGTGCCCAGGGCAAAACAGGCGGCTCCCAACACCTTTCTTggagaaacaaagatgaaagcAAATTTCAATAAGTAAAATTTGGCAGTAAATTATCAAACGGCTTGAGAGACCCACATGTGCTGTTTCGGGTTTCCTCAATAAAGCAATTACTTTCCACCGATCCTCCCACCTGGAATCATCCACTGCGCAGAGTAATTGACgtcgtttttgtttttttttttcctttccaaaagaGTAAGTCTGGTATTTTTACCCCCGCAACTACTGATAGAGACATTACGGCTAGTTTACCAATTTTACAAGACTCCGCCTCCTCCATTCGGCCTTTGTTTCAGCCACTctacgcccccccccccccccaacccccgctCACCTCCACCCCCAGCAAGTTTAGGCATTGTGATGCGCGTGGGTCTCCGCCTCCCGCCCACCTGAGGGCCCTTCCCCCCAGGCCAGGACGTGTTGTTGAGGAAGGAGAATCCCCCGGAAAGCCGAGTCCCTGGCTAAGAAGGTCAAGGTGTTCGTTAGGACGGAGTCTGCGTCCTGGCTCCTGGTTCTCCCAAAACCTGCTGGGGAATGCATACTTCTCATcggggttatttttctttttaaaattatatttttcttcaggaaatgtgttttcctttgggtGTTTTGGCATTGACTGTGAATTGATGCCATGCTAACATTTTCCCCCTGAATTGTTGGGCGCTATTATGGACTGCAGGAAGATGGAGCGCTTCTCTTCCAGGTAGGAACCAATCTTGAATGTGAACTTCTGATTACTAAGAGGTTGCCAGCTTAGGAGAGAGTGTTCTACATCTCACTGTTGCCTGATTTCATCTTGCTCACACCTTAAAAGGCTGCCAGCAGTGCTGCTCTTTTTCCTGAGCCTGGAACTTCACACCTAGTTACACCCATCTTTGCCATTGGCTTTTAACGTTTCCATCCAGTTAACGGGCTCTGCCTCTGAAATGACAGGTGTTTTCCTATTCTTGTGTAAGAAAAGATCAGTATTAAGCCGAATTATGTGGTTTAAATATAAGAAGTTTAAAGGTATAAACAGATCGATACCTTACCTGTAAAACCAGTAAGAataatgggaattttttttaacctgaaaatttcttaaattacttatttaaatgaaattgttGGTAAAATGTGATTCATCATCTACATAGAATGTCTTGCAATCACTTTTAAATTCTTTGGAAGCAGCTGGAGAAAAATGTATGCTagctgaaatagaaaaatacaagatTTATACCTACTTAAAATTAATGTGTATATGAGGCCAAAGCCTACGAAGTAACAGTAGATATTGAAAAGAGTTGGATATTAGGTAGCCTTTTTcctcattgcttttctttttgttgttacaTACATGAATTAGCCATTTAcaaaggaagtagaaaaaaaggaaggtggAGGTCTCCAATCTCCCCCTAGTGCTCTGTGGTGGTCTTGTCCTTGTGAGGAAAAGACCCAGGTGCTCATTCAAAgggttttatttgctttgtctTGCTAACTAACCACTGTCTGATTTCCTTTTCTAGTGTGATTTTGATCGTGGCCATTTCCAAGGCTTTTGAATTTCAAGTGGCCGCTGGTGAGagactttttattcttttgatctGTAGCAATTTCATTGGCCTGAAATACCGAGTTGATTTTGCCCTCCAGGGCTGGGCCACCGTGAACTTGCACGGCCTCCCGTCAGAGGTGGCGGCAGCCTTCCGACCCTGGAGGAAACCGCGGCTCACCATCGACCTTCCCAGTTGGTGCCGTCCACGGGAGTCCAGGACAGTAAGCCCTACCTGCCTTAGAGCTGACGCATGCGTCACTCCCCAGTTCCTCCTGTGTGTCCCAAGTATGTTAGTGACTCTTTCACCTGAAAGAGTGGCCACCTAATTCTGGCAGCTGAGCTGGGTCGGGCTGGGTTGCGTTGTGGAGGGGAGATGCATCCGGTACTCACCTCCCTGGAGCCCAGTGTCCCTCGCCTGATGACACTTCATGCCAGGGCTTTAGGAACCATCACTGGCCTGCGTGTGAAAAAGATTACTCTGCTCAGAGGCCCAAGTAGCAACAGGAGCACTGAACAACAGAGTCTTACTCTGTGAAGGTTATGTTTCTAGACATTTACACACACTCTGGGAAGATGAGGTCTGTAGCGCTGTATTGACCTTTGCTTACAGGAGCTCAGCTTCTCAGTCCCCCCGCCTCTTACATTTCAGGCAGGCAGCTAAACAAGACCTGCTGTCTGAATGGGGGGACTTGCATGCTGGGCTCCTTTTGTGCCTGCCCCCCCACCTTCTATGGGCGGAACTGTGAGCATGACCTGCGCAAAGAGTAAGCCATtcagggggtggagggaggagagggcaagAGATGTGGGGACTTAGAGCACATGTGCATCACCTGATCTGCTCACTGCCAGGAACTGCGGGTCTGTGCCCCACGACACCTGGCTGCCCAGGAAGTGTTCCATGTGTAAGTGCTGGCGCGGCTGGCTTCGCTGCCTTCCTCAGACATTTCTGCCGGGCTGTGGTAAGCGGACACTCCCCTCCTGCCCTTGCAAGCTAATGGTTGGCACTTAGTTAAAAGGGTCTCTCCTCTTACCTCATGACTTGCTAGATCCCAGCAGCCCAAGTTCTGCTTATGAAAGCACCAAGGACCCCACATGGGATGGTCACCGTGGCACCCTTGATGTTTACTCCCTCAGAAGGGTCAGCGGCCATGCCGCTTTCAGATGGAGAGTTATTTCAGGTCTGTTAGGCATTTTGTAGTATGTGAACGTCTATCTAGGAAAAGAAACGAGAAGGCTTAGCCTCTTAAACACAGAGAGATGCTCCCTGGAGTTCCCTTCCTTGGACAGGGAGTCTCAGGCAGGCTCCGGGGCAGCTCGGTTAGCACCCACCCCACAGCAGATCAGCGGTACCCACCTCCAACTGGTGGCCTTACATTTCGCCAGAGGCCCGACCCCACTCCCGTCCCTTAGGAGCTGCTTTATAGGTTTGAAAAGGCCCTGAGCAgacccctcctcccctgcccctccttccccagACAGATCATCACCCGGTGACTGAGCTCAGAACCCTTTTACCTTACTGATGTCTGTTGATTTGAGGAAAGCAGTGACAAGAAGGGGCAGAGAACAGGAGAAGAGACTTCTCCTTCCACCCCGAGCTGAGCCAGATTTATAGGTCCACCCAAGTGCAGAGGCTTCTCATTAGTTCTTCCCCTGTGGATGTTAGAAATTGAAAATGTTCAAGTCCACAAAATACATGAAAGCAAGTGCTCCACTTGAGTACAAGATGGAACTGCCACCCAACCCACACCAGGATTGCATCTTTCCCATTTGCATCCTGGGTAGCAGGCCCAGCATAGGCATTTGGTGTAGAAGGGTGGGGACCATGTTTTCTTGCTGAAAGCCTAAAATGTGCTGTGTCCTTATCATCAGAGCCGAACCACATTCTGCTGCACCCCTGCAATCGAAGGTGTCACTGGCTGgggtagatgatcaggtgtgagCACATATCTAGGGAAGACCAAGTTAGCAGTATGCCCATGGCAACTTTGGAAGTGTATTTTTAGGGGAGTCTGAATTCTATGTAATTGAGGCTAGTGTTGGTCCCCTAAGTACAAATGTTGGTCCCCAGACTAATTGTGGCTGGTGCAGATGTGCCACATGTGTGGCAGCAGAATCAGCTGCCAGAGGGATTTCTTTTAATGACTGAGTGTCCCTGCCTTCCAGGTGGCCATGTGATGGACGAGCACCTCGCAGCTTCCAGGACGCCAGAATTACCACTGTCCGCATGCACCCCTCTGATGCTAGCTGGCTTCTGCCTCGCTGTACAAAGTTTCCATTAATGGATGTTTGCAGGCACCATTGTCAGGCAAACATCCCGACCTGTGAAGGCTGTCGCTCAGATGTCCTAATCATTTGTTAGTTGCCTTGAAACAGTGAATAGATTTCCATAGTAGTGAATAGGTCCCTAACATTTCCTTGAAGTACCAGCTGCTTTCTCTGTCCTGCCATATCCAAAAACAACTACTAAAAAGTAGTTCACCATATCTACATTGTGCCCAAGTGTTACATTTCTTGATACGTGCAGCTCTCCAAGGGCTTATTGATATTTTCCTTGAAACCACTGAATACTGTCTTAAGATTATTAAAGATTACTCCTATGTGGGCTGATGATAAAGCTTTGAGTAGAGCTGAGAAAAACCAATTAAGACAGTatcttgaaaagaaaaggaagggacacGTCTGTAGGGGGAGCGAGGGGACAGGGCAGACGCTAGTGGTGTGGGCTGCAGGAGTGATGAAGTAGGTGTGCACCAGGGAGACAGGCAGAAAAGGGGGAGGAAGCAAATGGGAGagatgggaaaaataaagtggattACTTGACTGACAATGAAATGGCCACAGAGAAACAAGTTAAGCTAAGGTGAAGAGCAAATTTATATTCCTGTGACTGTCAGAGGAGGATACCCCCTTTCTCCAAGGCATAAAGAGAATGACATCTCTGGAAAGAAATTgtgtatttcttcaataaatatgtgtaatTGTTTTCTCCCTACTGTGCAATTATTTTAACTGttgtaaaagagaaaacacattcaCAATATATCTAGTTGTAAACAGGTTATAAAACTATATATCATAAGGCccagttttaaaatgtgttgtgTATATGAGTAAGCCCAGTAAGAATAGGAAATACATTGTACAAAATGTGAACTGTGTTCATTTCTAGATGGTGGCACGTCTGGAGCAATGTGGTGGTGGGTGttttcctctgtgtgtttgtgtttccaTGGTGAGGGTGGCACCATCTGTGTTCCTGTGGAGCGCAATGACGACATCAGGCATTAAGCTGAGCAAACTAGAAGAGTCCTGAGCTTTGGGCCCCGTGCCCAGTGCCGTGCATGTGGTTTTGGGGTGTGAGCTCTGCTCTGAGGGACA
The DNA window shown above is from Manis javanica isolate MJ-LG chromosome 3, MJ_LKY, whole genome shotgun sequence and carries:
- the CRIPTO gene encoding protein Cripto isoform X1, coding for MDCRKMERFSSSVILIVAISKAFEFQVAAGLGHRELARPPVRGGGSLPTLEETAAHHRPSQLVPSTGVQDSRQLNKTCCLNGGTCMLGSFCACPPTFYGRNCEHDLRKENCGSVPHDTWLPRKCSMCKCWRGWLRCLPQTFLPGCGGHVMDEHLAASRTPELPLSACTPLMLAGFCLAVQSFH
- the CRIPTO gene encoding protein Cripto isoform X2; amino-acid sequence: MERFSSSVILIVAISKAFEFQVAAGLGHRELARPPVRGGGSLPTLEETAAHHRPSQLVPSTGVQDSRQLNKTCCLNGGTCMLGSFCACPPTFYGRNCEHDLRKENCGSVPHDTWLPRKCSMCKCWRGWLRCLPQTFLPGCGGHVMDEHLAASRTPELPLSACTPLMLAGFCLAVQSFH